In Candidatus Bathyarchaeota archaeon, the sequence TGCTTGCTTGGTACGACAATGAATGGGGCTTCTCCTGCCGCATGGTAGAACTCATCGAACTCATAGGTAAAAAAGCCGGCTTCTAAACAACGCAAAACATTCCCGAAAAATGCCCTTAGAGGCATTCGCCCTCTATTTTTTTGGTTGATAAAAAATGTCGAAAATCTTAACCATGAATAACTTCGACTTCAGAAACAAAACTGCTCTGGTAAGAGTGGACTTCAACTCTCCACTTGATCCCCAAACGAAGAAGGTCCTAGAAGACGTAAGGATTAGAGCACATGGAGAAACAACAATTAAAGAACTTGCCCAGAAAGGCGCAAAAGTAGTGGTGCTAGCTCATCAAGGAAGACCTGGAGAAACCGACTTCATCCCGCTTGAGCAACATGCAAAGATCCTGAGCAAGATACTGAATAAGCCCGTCAAGTACGTGGATGACCTTTTTGGAGAGAAAGCTAAGAATGCCATAAAAGAATTGAAAAACGGAGAAATTCTGGTTCTAAAAAACGTTAGAACATACCCCGAAGAACGAAATAAGGAAACCCCTGAAAAACACGCAAAAACAGATTTTGTAAAAACGCTGGCACCGCTATCTGACGTGTTCATCAACGACGCCTTTGCAGCTGCCCACCGCTCCCACGTTTCCATCGTGGGCTTCACAGCTGTTCTACCTAGTGTTGCGGGACGAATCATGGAGAGAGAACTCAATGCCTTAAGCAAAGCCCTTGAATCGCCAGAGAGACCTTGCATCTACATTTTGGGCGGTGCCAAGGCAGACGATGCCCTTAGAATTTCGAAGTACGTATTGGATAACAACATCGCTGACAACGTTTTAACAGGTGGTGTGGCGGGGCATCTATTCCTATCTGCAAAAGGCTTAGGCCTTGGAAAACCAAACATAAAGTTTCTCAAAAAGAAAGAATTACTAGGCTTCGTCTCTGGCATTAAAGAATTGATAAGAAGCTATCCAGACCAAGTTAAAACGCCTTTTGACCTAGCCTTAGATGTAGATGGTAAACGGGAAGAAATAGCCGTAGAAAAACTTCCGACAAACTATCCAATATACGACATTGGAACGAAAACCATTCAGCACTATGGAGAAATTATACGAAAAGCCAAGTCTATCGTTGTCAGCGGGCCTATGGGAATTTTCGAAAACAAAGAATTCATGAAGGGAACTAGGGAAATCCTAGAAGCTGTAGCAGACTCGAAAGCCTTCTCTCTTGTTGGAGGAGGTCACACAGTAGCGGCAGTTGAACAGTTGGGGCTTGAAAAGAAAATGGGTTACATAAGCACAGCTGGTGGAGCGTTAATAGAGTTTCTAATGGGTGAAAAACTGCCTGGGGTGGCTGCTTTAGAAGCCGCCGCAAAAAGGCAACTCTAACTTCCTTTTTTTTTATTGAAGAATTTGGGGAATGGCTGCGGTAATACCGTTTATCACGAACTGTATGGCGATTGCTAGAACGATTATGGCCATTAATTGATTAACTGCACGTAGCCCTTCGTCGGATACAAGTTTTGAAATTTTTGAGGCGTACCTCATACCGAGATACAGTACTAATATTCCAACCGCGATTCCGACAAACACCAGAAATGTGTGTAGCAGTGTTTCAGCTTGAGAACTGAGGAGTATCACAGTTGTGATTGTGCCGGGACCAGCTGTAAGCGGAAAGGCTAATGGAACGATGGCAATGTTCTCTCGTTCTGCCTCTGAGTATTCTTTTCCTTTTGGATGGAGTATGCGGATTGCAACTGAAACCAACAGGATTCCGCCTGCGATTTGGAACGCTGCTATTGTTATGTTGAAAATCGAGAATAGCAGTTGTCCTGTTAAGGCGAAGAACACTAAGACCCAGAAAGAAACGCTAATAGATTGTCTGACAATTTGGCGTTTTTCACTTTCGTTTAAATCCTTTGCAAGAGTAATGTAGGCTACGATGGTGCTGGCGGGTTCAATCACAGCCGTAATCGAGGTAATCGCTAGAATGACAAACTCTAGTGAGCCAATCATAATGTTTGAAACCTCGTAAGGTTCCTATAGGTGTTCTTCATATCCTTCGATAGTGCAGTGCTTTTTAAGGTATTCCTCCAGTTTGTGTCCCAACACTTGTTTTAGCAAGTTCATTCGTATTTTTAGGTATTCGCCTTGAAGGATGTCGAAGTGAAAGCCGTCCCATTTTCGTCCATTAACGAAAGCTGCTTGCCTCACTACTCCACCTTTTTTGAAACCGCATGCTTTCAAAGCCTTGTGAGCACGGTGATTGTATTCTACGCTCCATGCTTCGCACCGTTCCATGTTCAGTTGGTTGAAGGACATTTCCATCAGAGCTACGGTAATTTGTTTACCCAAACCTTTTCCCCATAATTCTTTCTTGCCAATGTATATTCCAATGTCTGCGGTCTTTACGTTGCCCCATTCTTCTCGTCGTATACGAGCAATCCCAACAGACTCTTTTGAATCAATGAGTTCAACGATAAGGTGAAGCTGTTTCTCGTCTTTGACCCACTCTTCGTATTGTTTCTCCAGCTGAGCCATATTTACGAAGTTCAATGGGTTACTTCGTGAGTACATTATTAGTTCAGAATCGTTTTCCCACGCGTGCAGCAGCTTCAAATCTTCTCTTTCAGTAGGTCTAAACCTAAGGTTTCCAAACTCAAACATACAGACTCACTACCCGAATCCACAACGCTTTAGGCACTGCAAATTATTAACTTTAGTTATGATACGGTGGTCAGAGCCAGTTTCCAACAAGTACTTTTTAAGACTTTATTTCAGGTCTTTGAGAGACTAACTTTTCTAAGCTTCTTGCGAAGTCTGTTTCTAACAGTTTATTTACATCCCCTATAGAGTTCTCTAGCTCATAGTCAAATTTTATCTTCCCTAAAAAGGACACCTTGAACTCTTCAACATTTTCACGGATGAACGATGAATCGGTCATCTTCATGTTCTCCACAACACCAATGATAGGCACATTCAAATCCCTCAGTAACCTAATCAATTTTCTCACTGTTTCAAATGCCACTTTAGATGAAGTCGTAACCACGAGAAAGTTGATGCCTTTGACGAGTCTTATCATATCTAATGTCGCATCTCCGATGCCAGGAGGCATATCAATCACTAGGAAATCCAACGAGCCCCACTGAGTGATAGCCAGCAACTCTATTATTGCGTTAGAGATGTCGGCGCCTCTCAAAGGCGTCGGATCATCACCGGAGTAATAGATGATCGACATGTACATTAAACCGTGAGCCACAGGCGGGACAATTCCCTTTTCCTCTTTCGGGTACAACCCCTCAATTTTCAGTATTACATGGGTAGACGGGCTGGAGAAATCCAAGTCTAGCAGACCCACTTTGCAGCCGCTTCTTGAAAGAGTAAGCGCTAGAGTAGATGCGATTAAGCTCTTACCTACTCCTCCTTTGCCACTTGACACTGCTATTATCTTCCCTATCTTTGCCAATCTTTTGTCAATTATGTTTAACCTGGGATCAACCATGGCTACTTCACTCCTTTTATGGAGCCTAACCAAATTCCACGCCCCATGGATATTTCAAAGTCTGGGCTGCCACATTTATGACATTTCAGGTATGTGTGAGCGATTTCAGGAATGAAGTGAATTGCTTCTGAGACATCTTCGCTCAGGTTTTCCGCGCTAAAACTCCATTGATGCCCACAAACTTTGCATTTCAATTCAGCTTTTATAGTTTCAAAATTGAACTTTGCGTTTTTGAGAAGGGGCGAATGGAGTTGAGAGAGAGCAAACTCGAAAATCTCTTGATCTATCTGTTGTAGTTCGCCAATCTTGATTTTGACTTCAGTAATATCTTTAAGGCCTTCTTCTCCGGCTATTTTAAGAATTGTGGAAACCACTGCTTCTGCTAAAGCCCATTCATGCATACTGAAACCTCAGACTAGTTGTGTCTAAAAGTATTGTAACTTTATGCGCAATTGAAACTTTTGGTCAGTTGGGTTTATCTCAGATTTTTATTTGCTGCCATTCATATTTGGTTAGCACGTCTGTTCTAAATCGCACAAAAACTGGACAAAAAAGGCTTCACTAGCATCTTCGAGCAGGCGCGTTTATATTGAAAAGATGTTCAACCTCACTTCTTCTACGCCCCTCATGGCTTTCAACTTTTCTGCCAACCATTTTATTTCCTTAGCCTCACCTTTCACTGCAATTGTCTCTAAACATTTCTCTTTGCTTAAATGGACGTGCATCGTAGCACAAATTACAGATTCGAAGTGGTGTTGGATGTTGGTTAAATCGGATTCTAACTTTCTTGTTTCATGGTCGTATATCAGAGTTATTGACCCTGCCTTTGTTCCTTTTACGTCTGCAAGCCATTTC encodes:
- a CDS encoding P-loop NTPase is translated as MVDPRLNIIDKRLAKIGKIIAVSSGKGGVGKSLIASTLALTLSRSGCKVGLLDLDFSSPSTHVILKIEGLYPKEEKGIVPPVAHGLMYMSIIYYSGDDPTPLRGADISNAIIELLAITQWGSLDFLVIDMPPGIGDATLDMIRLVKGINFLVVTTSSKVAFETVRKLIRLLRDLNVPIIGVVENMKMTDSSFIRENVEEFKVSFLGKIKFDYELENSIGDVNKLLETDFARSLEKLVSQRPEIKS
- the hypA gene encoding hydrogenase nickel incorporation protein HypA, producing the protein MHEWALAEAVVSTILKIAGEEGLKDITEVKIKIGELQQIDQEIFEFALSQLHSPLLKNAKFNFETIKAELKCKVCGHQWSFSAENLSEDVSEAIHFIPEIAHTYLKCHKCGSPDFEISMGRGIWLGSIKGVK
- the nikR gene encoding nickel-responsive transcriptional regulator NikR — translated: MGTIVRVGVTFPSELLSDFDRIIRDIGYGSRSKAIQDTVRTFVNEQKWLADVKGTKAGSITLIYDHETRKLESDLTNIQHHFESVICATMHVHLSKEKCLETIAVKGEAKEIKWLAEKLKAMRGVEEVRLNIFSI
- a CDS encoding NAAT family transporter; amino-acid sequence: MIGSLEFVILAITSITAVIEPASTIVAYITLAKDLNESEKRQIVRQSISVSFWVLVFFALTGQLLFSIFNITIAAFQIAGGILLVSVAIRILHPKGKEYSEAERENIAIVPLAFPLTAGPGTITTVILLSSQAETLLHTFLVFVGIAVGILVLYLGMRYASKISKLVSDEGLRAVNQLMAIIVLAIAIQFVINGITAAIPQILQ
- a CDS encoding GNAT family N-acetyltransferase — encoded protein: MFEFGNLRFRPTEREDLKLLHAWENDSELIMYSRSNPLNFVNMAQLEKQYEEWVKDEKQLHLIVELIDSKESVGIARIRREEWGNVKTADIGIYIGKKELWGKGLGKQITVALMEMSFNQLNMERCEAWSVEYNHRAHKALKACGFKKGGVVRQAAFVNGRKWDGFHFDILQGEYLKIRMNLLKQVLGHKLEEYLKKHCTIEGYEEHL
- a CDS encoding phosphoglycerate kinase; its protein translation is MSKILTMNNFDFRNKTALVRVDFNSPLDPQTKKVLEDVRIRAHGETTIKELAQKGAKVVVLAHQGRPGETDFIPLEQHAKILSKILNKPVKYVDDLFGEKAKNAIKELKNGEILVLKNVRTYPEERNKETPEKHAKTDFVKTLAPLSDVFINDAFAAAHRSHVSIVGFTAVLPSVAGRIMERELNALSKALESPERPCIYILGGAKADDALRISKYVLDNNIADNVLTGGVAGHLFLSAKGLGLGKPNIKFLKKKELLGFVSGIKELIRSYPDQVKTPFDLALDVDGKREEIAVEKLPTNYPIYDIGTKTIQHYGEIIRKAKSIVVSGPMGIFENKEFMKGTREILEAVADSKAFSLVGGGHTVAAVEQLGLEKKMGYISTAGGALIEFLMGEKLPGVAALEAAAKRQL